TCAGTTTGGGGATTCATTTATCATTGTTTTACACAACATGCAATGACTTTTCATTGGTGAACAGCCAGTTCTAAACTGTAGAAAGACTGATAAAGCACCCATCCAGACATTTGTCCAATAGGCTCTTAAATCATGTTCTTCAAGGCTCCTTTCGCAGCCAAGTCTATTCAGTCTCTATATGCTCCATCTAACATACTATTACAAGTTTTTACCATatgtatgcagatgacacaaaattgtgtttatattAACAATATGCAGAggggaaaaacattaaaaatattgaaTTCATTAATTTTGGAGGGCTTCTTTGGAAGGCTAGGGATCATCTGTAAAGTAGACTTAATGAGGCTAAAAAATACAGATAATGCTAGAAAGTTAAATTACATATTTCTAAGATATACATAAACTCTGTTGCTTAAACAGAATTCTACCATCTCAAAACATTCAGAACTAGGGtgtggtgctggtggtgtagggtttAAGCACACGACCACATATAGAAGCTATAGTCCTTGATGCGaccgtcccgggtttgagtcccagacctggcgatctttgctgaatgtctcaccctctctctttgcccctctttcctgtctgcctactgtcgaaAAATGAGAAATAAAGGCCTCAAGTCCCGACAAAATATCTGTAAAACATTCAGAACTAGCCATGCTTTTATGTTTGGTAGATTAGATTACTGTAATGATGTCTGACAGACTCTTGACAACATCAAGACATTGAACCATAACACATCACCCTTTATATTACTGTACTGGCTCCCTGTTTGCACCAagatagattttaaaatctggTTATTGGTCTATAAAGCAATGAATGATCCTGGATTACAGAACAAGAGTCCTCCTTGGAATGAACTGTCAACCCCTCCGTGACCTGTTCACAAAGTGTCCTGAACTAAACAAGGGAAAGCAGCCTTTAGTTTCTATGCTGATTAGTTCAGGAACAAACTTCGTCAAACCCTGATATATACCGATTGATTTAAATCATGACTGAAAACATTGTTTGCTGCAGGTTTTCCAAGAAGGCCAACGATTATTTTATCAACTTATTCTAATCATGTCTAATCTGTTTGTTTCTTATAAATGTACCTtccaatgtttctttttaagtGATGATTGttcttttaatgtttaacttacatacctttgtttctttaattccctgtaaaacactttaaattagGTAAATGGTGCTGTACAAATTAGCTTACATTTTCTTACATAGCCATTAAATtgtaataaaactgttttttaaagaaaaaataaacatgggCTATTATAAAAAGATCATATCTGCTCATCAAaatgtatcagaatcagaatatcCTTTGTCGCCATTGTCACAAGTACaataaaatcaagaaaaaagtGTTCTGTCTGTGCACTGTATGCTAATATAATAactaatataatatatataataataaccTTAATAACATCCAGCATTAACAGTGAATTAatgcaatgttttttgttgatatatctttagtttaaataaaaatgtttgctcctccttttaagttttcttttttgcacaCATTTGTTATGTGACTAGATTTGGGGACAGAGATGCCTGTGAAATAagctttattttgtgtttgaatTAATCCCTTCTATATTGATTTTGGcaatgtgttttggatcataatCATTCTgaacaaataaattataattcATGAAATGCTTTTCTACACATAGATTCTTTGTTTCATGCTAGAGCCACCTCATAGGCTCATATTACTAAAGTAGTTGGCTCTTGTTAAAGTCCCAATAGGGTTTAGCTAACCCCACATGTTTATACTGTAGTTGTGATAGTAGGACAGGAAAAGCTCTTTTATTGAATGCCTTCTACATGACCAATTGGCATGTATGGTATCAAGTGGTTGTTATAAATACAATGAGGATGCCACTCATAACTGCAGTTCTCTTCTGGTGGGCATTGTAGATTTGTTTGACTAGACCAGCTTTGTTGGCTGTCACTAAGTCATGTTTAAAGAAACTGGACGCCATCCATTATTCACCAAAGGTTCCAGAAAACGCTGAGCAGCATAAAAAgttaatgtattattttaaaaaggcttCAGTAACATTTCAAAGAAAATGTTAGGGGTGTCAATCATTACCAAGTTGATGAgttaagggagaaaaaagaaattatttctaATTGCAGAATTTTTGTCCCATCTGAATAAATATACCAAAATAAAAGATTTGatttttcaatttttcacaGTGTGATGTTATGCTACTATagtgaaaaactaatttatttaaggcattttacatattttgcatTAAGAGTAGAGGttactgtgtttgtgtttcatgtATAAAAGTTCAAGGGAGAAATTATGGATTTAAGCTTTGGCAGATTTTCTGAAACAACTTTTCTGGAAATTAGTTTGCCACATGCTGGGTGCTTATTATCTTGGTCATTCTTCTATTGTTATACACTATGTCCTTCACTTATACAGTTGGTATTAATTAAAGCGGAGTGGGCATCAACAGCATTTTTGTGATGAATAGAAAAGCTTAATTTGGTCTGAGTGTAATTTAACACACAAACTGAAACAAGTGGACAATCATCTGGTAAATCTTCCAAAACCGGTTtctatgaaaaacaaaaggacaCATCTCTATCCATCTGTTTACAAGCGCTAAGGTGggttccttccttcctctctgAGTATTTTTTTAGTCACCTTCAGATGAGTAAGAAGGCAAGATAAACTGTGGAGTGATTAATGTTATGATGTCACATGGGTAGGCTTGTTTTTAGGGATAATTAAAGATGACTGCCAACAATTGTGCAGTTGAGACCATGTGGCTTCAATATTTGTAAATGCATCCCTTTGTGTTTTTACAGagatgtaaaaacacaaaagagttCTCTTGAAGTTTTACTAGTTCTTCTTTTATCAGCAAAGCTTAtaatttaaatctttattaAGACACTGTGTATGATGTGTGTGGACGTAAAAACACATGATGGAAGCAGGGCCCATTAAGGAAGTGACTCCACCCTGCAGGGACGAACAGAATTTCCCCCCATTGCTGAAGTGAGGAGAGAGTGAGCCACGGTTCATATAGCCTCTCCATTTGCCCCCTTTCAAAAGACTCCATTGTTCCCAGCAGTCTGAGCCCAGAGAGTGAGCTAAAGGGAGTTATGAAGCTCGCCAGCGGGGCAGAGGCTGGGGTGCGGTGGGAGGTGTTGGGCCTGTGCCTAAAACCACACGGAGGACAGCGAGCCAGACATAGAGCATCTCTGTGCAACTCGCAGCCCACTGCTGGAGGTTTGCCTTAGCTTAGCAGCACCGTATGAAAAACTCCACAACATGACACAAAACGCACACCTAACTGTCAAGAGGGACCAACTGACCCAACGCACAGTTCTCCATATTTGGTGCTGCTTCTGCCAGCTTGAAAAgggttttgttttctctccccCTCTTTAATTTGAAGCGCTGCTTGAATTGGCCAATCAGAGAGAGGGCAGCTGGACTGAGCCCTGGGCAACTTAACATTTGTATACTTCGGCTGGAAATAGAAAATAAGTGTCATGAGACTGTAACGGTCACAAGTCTATAAGGGGGAGTACAGTCCTGGTCAACAATGAGCTCAGTTGTATCCATTTTTAATGGTCACTATATAATAGAAATAGAGGGAGATGAacaattttgtgaaatatttcattttttattgaaactgtaagaacaaaaacagcaattaaataaaaggATTGCATGAAACACGTGGCACAAATTAAAGACATCATGGCAAAGCAGAAGAAATGTATCATTGCAGATATTTGTCTAAAGCCTAAATCCTTTAACATTACTCCTCTTATTCAGTGcacatattaaacaggttttaaaAAGCAGGCAGAGTAATATAAGAATATTTATACACCCAGTTAGCACAGTTGCAattggaaaaacaacaaaactaccTGCTTAACACTAAGCATTAAAACTAAGTGCAGCTATGAAATGTAATCCTGTGTGCAATCTGTGGTTAATAACTGGACGGCTGTTCTggtaacagaaaaacagaaaactccGCTTACTTGCTAATACTATTATTATGTCTAACAACCCATGGCAGCATGAAGGCCTAAAGTAGATGTTCAAGGAGCGGGTGCCAGCTGAAAATCTCCAGTCAAGTCACACTCGTAACACACTTAAAAACTTTTGAATCCTCTGAGCTAGCGACAGAataccagaaacagtggcacaAACCCTCCTGCTAAATTTCACAGATATGTATTAGGTTTTAATGTGTCAGTGTTAAAGTGGGCAGAATGTCACGTTCCTCCTGCAAATGAGGGATCCTGTTTCTGCTCCGCTCACCCTCAGAGAGCACTTCTATGGACACAGCAACGTTTGCACGCTGTGCTTCCTACAATTGGCCAACGTGTCAGGACTTCTGGCTGCATGAGAAATTGTTCTAACTGGTCGTCTAGAATGAATTaactacagtgctgtgaaaaagtatttaccccttGTACACGTTTCTTTTGTTCTTGCATTTTTTATCCCATTTAAAGGTATCAGATTATTAAAAAAGTATATGTCAGATAAAAATAACCATGTAGTAACAAAAAGGTGTTTTtctatgatgatttcatttacaacaggaaaaaatttaaaatatggtCACTCCCCCTGTAAATAATGAATTATCTGTAATCAACCACAGTTTTTTGAAAGTTGAATTCAATCTCAcaagccacacccaggcctgattactagcagacctgtagaatcaagaaattgtttaattagaacctgtctgacaatatgaagtaggctaaaagaaaacattgaacaGTCGTGAACCTTGCCAGGAGTGGCTAGCGTACAACAGTTACTCCTGAAATGCATCAGTGACTCATCCAGGagctcaaaaaagaaaaaaaggctagtgctcatgatttaacaataataaaaagactgggcaaaaatggcttcCAAAGTCCCAAGGTGACAACCATTGGTCACCAAAAAGGACTCAAGGGCTCATTTGACATTTTCCTGAAAACATCTTGATTAATACCAAGAGACTTAGAGAGAAaacattctgtggactgacgtTTTTGGTAGGAGTGTATCCTGTTATGTCTGGCATACAACTAACATGTCATACTGGAAGTCAAACCTGGAGGTGGCAgcgtgatggtctggggttggATGGCTACTTCAGGATCTGGATGACTTGCCATAATGGATGGAATCATAGGGGAGAAAGTGGTAACTCAAGCTGCTTGGGGTAGAGAGCAcaactttaatttaaagcatATGAGCAAGTCCAGCTCTCTGTGGCTCAATGAAAACAAGCAAAATGGTTTTGGAGtggcatagtcaaagtccagatttaaatcCAGTTGAAGTGCAGTGGCATGGACCTGAACAACCTGTTTATGGTTAAAAAAACCTCTCCAATatagctgaattaaaacaatgctGCAATGAACAGTGGGACAAAACTCAGCAGAGATGTAAGACTGGTTGCCATTTATTGCAACATTTAcgtgtgacaaaataaaaaaaaagagaacttTGTAAGGGCACATACCTTTTTatagcactgttcaatgattttCTATGATTCTCTGTTCATACTGTGTTTTGAATATTATCAAATGCTAGCCTATGCAACtgcaagaaaatgaaagagttGTTTGCTCTATGCTATGCAGCGCTACTACATTATACAGTACATACATCCTATGGATTTGCAACAGTATTTTCTACTTGTGTATTTGATACATGTCTCCGTTCAACAGTAATTTTGGTTACCTACTTCACTTTAATGGAGAAAAATGCCTTCCTCCTGATGTCAGATAATTGTTTCTTTACTTAgtaatcaacaaaatgcatttaaaaagcaCAACAATAGAATTATGACAATTTTGATGTCCCCTTATTTTGTTCACTTCAGGAAAATAAGGGAAGAGAGAGCTTTTAATATCAGCTGCTCCTTCAGTTTTGGGAGGTAAGCGGGGGAAATGAAGATTTTGGCTTGTGCACCCCTCTTGTCTCACATACATTATAGTACACCCTGTTTATATACATCAACAGACTCAGCTCTCCCTACACTCACTGGTTCTGCGTCATTTCAAGTCCAGGTTAGATTAGTTTAGTTCTGGCATTGTGCTTGTTTTAATTATCAAAGTTAATGTCACAGTTCAGTAGTTTAGGATTTCCAGAACTTTACACGCTCCTGCTGCTTGGTGGACTTTTTCCTCAAGGGCtgtgggagacagaaggaaagaaaaaaaatcatttttcaaatgaatattAACCTGCTTACTTAATGGTACATATAATATTTGAGCTTTCTGCTAATGTTAGTGGCAGCAAGTTATTTTCCTTTATTAGGGGCGTGTGGGTATAAAAATGAATGGATAATGAAAATATGTTGGCTGTAGATTTAAATAACAgattaaaagtaaaagtaaacaaGGGGTTACATATGCTTTTAGTGTTTATCCCCTTTTAGTATACAGTATCTTACCATCATGTTTTAAGTAAGCAATCAAACAAAACTGAGCAACCAGTTgctaaaaaaacccaaaataaattGGCAGATTCTAGCTCTTTGCCCCACTCCCAGCAAACACAAACCCTATGTTCCCATAGATTAAATCAAGGTGCCATTATAAAACCTGCCAACCTGATGACCACTGCTCATGTACACTGACACTGAGTCACTAAACAGTTATTTGGAGGAAAGAGAGAGTCACTTGTCACCATGAATGCCTAATTTTTACACCTCGGACCATGGGACTGTGTGTCAGTTGACGGAGCAGTTTACGCCAGGGTGTCAGGGGTGTTTTTATtggaagaaaaaatgtttgttacAATGAGAGGAAAACGATTGACAGAGGGTTCAAATCATTAGCAGAGAAAATCAAACGAAGAACTTTACTGAAACAACGCTGTcttttttgcaggttttctgcTCTTGGCAGAACTATGagattcacaaacacacaccaaagAAAACTATTATTATGATCCATAATCACATTCTCATGGGGGAGGGTGTGTTCTGTGGGATCGCTGTTATTTagaagacattttatttatttatttgtgggAACATAGGTTTTTATGATAGGTTCAACACCTTAGACCATTTATGGCTGTAATGCCGCACCATGTTGGGCATCCAATGTCAACTTATCACCACAGACTAACAAAACCCATTACATCATTGTACGTGATGTAATGGGGCTGCGTAATTAATGACTAAAGGCTTGGCTTAACATTTAGAAAAAGCAAGAAGTGATGACTCTGAGCACAACTTTCACAATTTCAACATTCACAGTAGCATCAGCAATTTAGGCTCAGAGCTGCATGTAGTTTAAGTTACAGGTCTATAGGTTATAGAACCTTGAATGCATTTTGTCAAGTTCAGACTACAAACATCAACCTTttaagtgaaacaaaaaaaaaaaaaggattaacaagtctaaaatacaaaaaggtGTGCCTTACATTTAGCCTTCATAACTCTCATACCcctaaaatccagtgcaatcagATATCTTCAAAATCACCTAATtaggtccacatgtgtttgacttatttcagtataaatccaacatctcacaaagcactgttccatcaaacattcaaaaagataaaaaaatatgccACAACTAGAAAACTGCCAAGGAGAGAATTAATCGGAGAAGCCaccaagagacccatggtaactctggaggagctgtacaGATCGACAGCTCAAGTAAATAGCCATAATAATTAGTCATACACCCCACACGTCTGGAAAGTGTCTAGTAGAAAGCCATGGTTGAAACAAATCCATGGCGTATTCAATTTAAATTTTGCCACACACAAAACTCCTTTCACAGCAAGCTTGTTAAAGGAGATGTTCTGGtcacatgagaccaaaattgaacccTTTGGGATTCATGTAAACACTGTGTggggaaaactaacactgcacatcacccccaATCCCcattgtggcagcatcatgctgtggtgatgcttttctttagcaaagGAAAgggttagaggctgcaaaacacttcaGACCGGGATGGGGggtcacctttcagcaggacgaCCTTAAACACAAtcgtttagatcaaagcacattcctGTGTTATAATGGCCAACTCAGTGTCCACACCTTAATATAATTTAGAAGCTGTGTCAAGACTTTGATTCAAGATTTATGTCTACAGATTCTCCCCATTTCATAGAACTGTGCTTGAAAAAATGGCAAATTTCTATATTTAGATTTGAAGTCTctagatttgcaaagctggGAGAGACagaccccaaaagacttgcagctgtagagTACTGAGTCAGTGGGGAGAGATATGAATGCAGGCTACACCTTTTAGATATTCATTTGCCAGAAACTTTGAAAATCATGCATCATTTCCTTTCCGATTGGCATTTATGCACTTCTTCCTGGTAGTCTTTCACACAAAACACATTGAACTTTGTGATTTTAACattacaaaaagtcataaaagttCAACGGGTATAATTGAGCAAGGCACTGTTTACATATAGTCATAGAAAGAAGATATACTTACGAGTATTTTCCCATCCTCTTCAACACTGCAATCACCACAGCGGTGACAATAACCACTGCCATGATGGCACCAATCACAATTCCCACTATCTGTCCAGTGCTCAGGTCCCCTGAAAGATAGTagttatgtttttatatctataaatcataatttattaatttgtatTGCTTTTAGAATGGCAGGCTATTGCATGGGGTTTTCAATCACCTTCCACCATGTCATCTTTATTTTCCACCTCTTTACCAGTTTGGCCGTTCCTAGTTTCCTCATGTGGGTTCTCAGATGGACTTGGATTAGCCGGTGTTTCGGTCGTCTCAGGTAAGGTGCCTCCAATCTCTTCAGGAGCTGTGGTTTCGGGAACAGGAGCTTCAGCAGTAATGGCCGGAAGTAAAGTCGTCTCAGCATAAGCTGAAGTGTCCACAGCTGCAGCTTCAGTCTCTACTACACTAGTTTCAGTGGTTGGATCTAGTGCTGTAGTAAAGACAGTATGAGCCTCAGTTTCAGGTACAGGTCTATCAGTGCTGGCCATTACAAGCTCAGGGAGATATTGTGGATCGGTGGGAGAAGGAGCAGTGATGATAGTGTCCTGTTTCATTGTCTGAACAACTTGGATTGTTGTTTCTTCCTCTTTGACTTCTGTGGGGACCGTCGTGGGGCCTGAAGAAAGCAATTACAAGAAAGATCCCAAATAAGTTGTAAGCTTATATTTTCTCTCTTATCTTGTATTAGACAAACTGGTAGAAATAGATAGGAAGATTCACTTCTAATTGTGGCCACATGCTGGCTTAAGGATCAGTTGTCAgttttgttgctgaaatgtgtgtCTTTGTAAAGAGCTCAGTGTTTCGAGAAACATGACTTTGCAAGCCTTTAAAGCAAGGTGACTGCACATTTATTATAACATGTGGTAATGGATAACTCATGGTATCACAAAGAGACGATgaattagaaatttaaatgattgcAAGAATCTATTGAACTATTGTCCTCTTCGGTGTGGTTGCATAAAGTGAGATTGTTAAATCAAAATGACATTCAGCATATAGGAAGTTCAGTTTGTCTAGAAGGATGCCACAAAAGGCTTATGCACCATTTCTCACAACTATTGACCCATCATCAGTGCACAGTCACCAAAGGCAGGGTGTACGCCACACCCAATGACCTCATAAAATGTACATCCTCCCTATATCCCTCAACCCCTCCATCCTGCCTTTAGGTTTGCGTCTGTTCTCTATAGGAGAATGCCACATACTCTGCCTCATTTCCTGTGAAGGAAGCCTCAATGTCAGGACAGCAGGGGAAGGGTTGTTAACCCTGAGTAAAAGGGCACTTAAGACATGATGGATGTtaaaaccactaaatgtcaAATTTTATCTTCTTGAATAATTAATGACATCTACAGTAAAATTAGAGATTCTCACAGCTTTAAAGTCTATGTGCTGTCGATGTGTCTTCTTGTGAAACGACACATATTTATCCTTGTGTCAACTATAAGCCAGCCAGATTTCAACGTAATCATTTACAAGCAATAGCACTTGCTTTATCTCCCCAAGTTCTATATCCTTCCAGCCACAACTGAAAGTTTAGCCTGGACAGCCCTACTTGAAAATTAGGGAGCCAGCCTTCAGCGGGCCACCAAAATTATAGCTTGCAATCAACTTTCCACTGACAAAACGTTGGCTTAAAAATTCCATCTTCTCTTCTGGAAAAGTAGGACATGGTTAAATCCACTTGGCCTGCAAAATTTTCTTTCTGCTGAGAGTTTAAAATTAGTCTTTTTACCTAAATacatgaaataataaataattctttaaaatggCCCAAAATATCCCTGAATGGCTCTCGCTGGCTTCATTAGAAACAGGCGggcaaaatataacaaaacatttgttCTCACTGGCGTGGACTACTAAAAGGAGGGGGCTGCttcagtctgtttgtttggACCGTCTGTAAGTGATGATAAAATGGTCTGCACTTCACAGAGTATGGCTACGCACTATGTGTAATCACCCCCCTAAACTCTTCTAACAATTGTTTCATTATGTGCACAGTTCCCACAATTAGCTCGGAGTAGtatttccttcccacagaaaTAACCCTTTTGGGTTAACGCAGCTGCATTGCTGAGCAACTCTGTTACAATCTACATCtccctctttttttattttaatctactCCATCTCTCGCTATA
This DNA window, taken from Girardinichthys multiradiatus isolate DD_20200921_A chromosome 1, DD_fGirMul_XY1, whole genome shotgun sequence, encodes the following:
- the si:ch211-156j16.1 gene encoding integumentary mucin A.1; translated protein: MKVQLLLLLALAGPLCSFTRASPTTVPTEVKEEETTIQVVQTMKQDTIITAPSPTDPQYLPELVMASTDRPVPETEAHTVFTTALDPTTETSVVETEAAAVDTSAYAETTLLPAITAEAPVPETTAPEEIGGTLPETTETPANPSPSENPHEETRNGQTGKEVENKDDMVEGDLSTGQIVGIVIGAIMAVVIVTAVVIAVLKRMGKYSP